Sequence from the Populus nigra chromosome 17, ddPopNigr1.1, whole genome shotgun sequence genome:
tatttcatcaaattattcAGAAATTATTGCAATCCATAAAACAAGTCAAGAATATATATGGCTAAGGTCAATTATccagcatataaaaaaatggattgtCAACCATTGAAAATAATCTCATAATATTGTTTGAAGATAATGTTATTTGCATCACTTAACTTAGAGGAAACTACATTAAAGTAGACATAACAAAGCATATTTCATCAAAGTTCTTTTATAATCACGAGCtttaacataaagaaaaaattgacatCAAGCAAATCAAGTCAAATGATAATTTAGTAGATTTATTCACAAAGTCTTTATCAACCTCAACTTTCAAGAAGTTTATCCATAATATTGGAATGCATCATCATAAAGATTTATCATAAAACATGTACTTTTAAGGTGAAGTCAATgcagtttatatttttttttccttcgcttaggtttttttaccattgagtttttctttgcaaagttttaataaatcaatttaacatttttgtgaattttgaaGTATTCAAATATAGATCTCGAAGTATCTATATAAAAGCTTCTATTAAATTAGATCTTGTAgtatctatataaattttttaattaaattctgaAGTATTCAGAATTAATACAAGaatattatactttttttttctttgcttaagttttatttttcattggatttgtttttgtaaaattttaatgagatatatttttagtacatgcttatttcaaaaaaaatgttacaaaatttataattatatatattgaatgctCGCTAGAATCTCTTAGACTCTGTTACTCTTGAATTTAGTTTCTTAGTTTCCATAACACTTAATTTTCTagtatcttttttatattataaataaattatttgtcttgtattttaaatattaaaaaatatataaaaaattatatatatattttaaattttattcttaatatacatatttttacttaatttatatAACTCTTATAACTTAATGCTTATTTGAGGTCAAGctgacaacttttttttctctcttttctttaatcATAGTTTAAGACCAAACTCTTCTGCTTTGAATCTCTTAATTCtatatgtatgtatttttatttgaaattactaTTTGGCAAATAAACTGATCTTTctaatattttcattattattttctttctccaaagtaaaaaaaaaaatagaaaagaaaatagaaaaaaaacaacattctcttctctttcttgcaAACATTTTCTCCGGTTTCAAtttctttgtttaaaaattatccCAGCTCGTGCTTTCCGTGCTAGGTTTTCTTCGATTTCTCTCTCAGGTATTGCAAATTTAACTTCAGTTTCTCATTTTGATTACgctgattttgatattttaaggtCAAAATCAATCACTATTGTTCAAAACCCTAGTTTTGTTTGGATGTTAAAAATTGGGGAAAATATTAAAGGTGGAAAATTTCGTTAATCTTAGGGGGTTTTGTATGTGGGATTTTAGTGATCGATTGATTTGACTTCTCTAATTAGGTGGGTTCAGTGCTCTTAGCTTAAAATCCGGTAATTTGGAtcttaagaaattgaaaaggatgaaatttgaatttctaATCTGTTTTATTTTGCTGCATTTTCAATGGGTGTCTGTTATTGTAGTTTCTTAGCTTAGATGCATGCTTTAGTTtgcttaatttgatttattattagtGTTCTTTTTCTTAGTGAAATCACTGTTCTATAGTTTCTGGAGATGGAGTTTCTAGTCCATTAGGGTTTGCTTGTAAAATTCTAAACTTGGAAAATAGCTTGATGCTCCCAATTCTAAAGAAATTTCAACTTATCCGAATATTAATTATGTGGTGAATCCAAGTAATTGTTTGTGGGTTCAATGAAAACATGTTATGTTTTGGGTTGAAAAacataagattaaaaaagatcTGAGTGATTGTATTTCCCTAAATTTTAAATGTTGAGGAGTTTTGGATTGAATAGTCATCTTATTGATTTatatgctaattaatttttgatgatttgttcttgttcaatttcACAACTAGGGTTATATCATTCACTGAGCTGGAGGTCAAAGGGAGAGCATTGAACTTTGAAGTGTATGGgtgtttattcttctttttaagGCCCTTAGTATAGAGATGGAGGCACAGGTCTCCTTGGACTCTGAGCGACAGCTTCTTCAAAATGGTTCAATTCAGGATGGAGATTCTGGTGTAACATCATCTACTCCGGATTGTGTTGAGACACGGCAGCCTGGTatgttattttgcttttaatagCTGTATTTGGTTTTACTAATTTAGGTGCTGCTGAAATATACTGCCAGAGTGGTAGTTTTATCTGATTTGATCTTATGCTGAATGCAGAGAAAAGACCAACACGGCAATGGGCTGCTTGGACACGTCAAGAAGAGGAAAGTTTTTTCACTGCATTACGACAAGTTGGCAAGGCATGTAATTGCTGGAATGTGATTTGGATTAAAAGTTTTTCAATTCTGTTTCACTTCTTAATTATTGTGAGCTTTCATTGCAGAACTTTGAGAAAATTACTCACCATGTTCAAAGTAAAAACAAGGATCAGGTAACTTGCAATGAGATTTAGCTCCAGATGCTTTGTCCAGTTGAGTTGATGTATTCTTCATATTCCTTATCACCCACCTTTTTTTTCCAGGTCAGGCACTATTACTATCGTCTTGTGAGGCGCATGAACAAATTGCTGGGCCCAGGATTGTGCCTAGATGCAAAAAACTCTAAAGATACAAATGCTGCAATGCTCCGATGGTAATATTTCTTATGTACTGTTTgaattgcttttctttttattaaatgtatTATAAATTAGGGGAGTGATATGTAAAAATTAATCAGAAAAGGAAGCTTGTGATACCATCAACAGATACatgtcatatattttttttttcatctgggTCAGTCTCtgattgttttgttttcctgaTTCATATTTTGACCTTTTATACAGGTGGTCTTTATTGGAAAAGTATAGTTGCAAAGCCTCAAAGCTTCACCTAAAACCACGAAGGTTTAAGATATTTATAGAAGCTCTGGTTAGTGAAGATTGTCTATATTTGCAAAAGTGTTTATGTTTCTTGACCATAAACTTATTGATCTACTGGATGTGCTTAACTGATTGGtatatgttttccttgaagGAGAACCAACTCTTGAAAGATCAAAGGAAGAATGTAAGGAAAAGGTCTTCACAGGGGGAAAATGGTTCTCCAACGACTCCTAGCATTATCACTAATCAGAATAGAGCATTGGTGCATGATACTCGAACTGTTAAACTTGTTATTGTTGATAGTCAAAACATCCAAAAATTAGGTGGAAAGGGATCATTGAAGCGCAATGTTAATATGGGGGTTGTCCGTAACAACAATAAAGGAGACTCAACTGCAATGAAACCTGCAAGGCAAAGGCGAAAACCAGGTGATTATTTGTTTGAGCTTTTCCTCAGTTTTTGAGGCaagtttaaaatttactttcccCCATTTATCTTGCatccttttgtcattcttgaatTTACTTTAATGTTCATTTTGGAATGATCCTTGAAGTATCCGTACAAAAATTGGACAGCTTACAATTGTCATTTTTGAACTATAAATGCGATATTCTTTTGGGGTTTGTTTGAAAGAATCAATGATCATAAAAAACAGCTACTTTCTGCAGAAATGCTGAAGAATATTATTGCCCCTAAAATCTTACTTCCAATACCCAAATAAATGGGGTTATGACTGGGTGATGGCCTTTATGTTGTAACCAATATCTGCTAAAAGCTATGTGTCTCTGGTTTCTTGATTTTACTATTACCTGGTTTACTCAGATGATGGGATGAATATTCTTTCACTTTGTTTGGTCtgaaatcatgaattttttgCACCGATCtctttgttaattgattgtcaTTGGGTCTAGTCTCATCAGCTGCATATAAAAAATGGGAAAAGGCTGCAATTGCTGGAGTTTCTTTGGTAGCCGATGCTGCTGAGCATTTGGAACGGACAGCCACTGATAAAGAGGATGAACATGACCAAGGTATGGTTGGTGGGGCTGATCCTCACCAATTCCTATtccaaaaatttgatttgaagtgcCAATAAGTGATTGTTCTTTCATTTCCAGGGAAAAAGGGTCTTGATCCTGTTGAAAAACTTCTTCCGCATTTTCATCCTTCACTTCGTTGTGTTGAGAGTAATGCACTCACTAATATGAAGCTTAAGCTTCAATTGTTCCCAATTGATGATGGTACTCGAAGAGCCCTAGAAATGGTGAGTACAAAGATGGATTATGTTGATAATTTTGAGGTAGAAGAAGTTCAAGTTGTTGAGCAGTCTTCTGAATATAAAGGATGTAAATACATTTTCATCTGGTTGCAGGATAAGCATAATCCACACCTGGAGCTCACTCTTAGCACTCGAAAAAAGATATCATCAGTACTGGAACATTTAAACCGGAAATGGGGTGATTCTACTGTAGCATCTGGAGAACTAATGCTTTTCCCTTACGGTGTTAATAGAGAGAACCTGGTGGATTATCAAAGATGGACACAGGACTCACTTGTCAGTGCAGCCGATGTATACTTTTCAATTGGCAGTCCTCCAGTGTTTCGCTTGAGGTTTCTTCTAATTCTCTTTTGAACTTAAATCCAAATCCATATCTGAAATCTACTTTAACTGACTTGTGCATTTTCAACAAAGGTATGGCTGGTTTTCCAATGTCAACTTCGCTTCTGTAACATTGCAAGCACCTTCAACATATAGTTGCCTTCCAGTTGGAGGAAATGAGAAGGACAAGACTATGAATTCTGTATCCACAGCTGAGCCATCTACCAGTGATCAGTTTGAGAAACCTGAGAATCCCTGTAGGGATTGCCCAACTTCAGAGAACAATAATCATGCTTCTGTACTTCATTCTGCAGGAGTGACCAATGAGAATAATGAGTTCGTTGCCACAGGATCCAGAAATAATCTGGTGAAGTCCTTTGATCCTGCAGCAAACATATCCTTGCATAGAAAGGAGACTGATGATAGGACTAACACGCAACAATCGGAAGATGTGGTAATTGCAACTTGTGATTTTAATCCAATTCAATTTTATCTAAGTTCATGTAACTTTATACCACTTCTTTCTTCTGCTATATATCATACTTACTGATGCAGCATTCATGTCACATCCATAAATTGAGGTTTGACTATCtaagttttaatataaattgtGCATTTGTAAATATTGCATCACCTATTATTGACTTTTGAAATGTTTCAGCCACGATGAATGTGCATATTTTCTAGTTCTTGGTTAACTTGTGCTTTGATCTTAATATACATAGGATGGCTTGAGATTGAGCAATGTAAATCCACTGTCTGCTGGGGAGTGGGCTGATAGCCTTACCAATGTTAGCATTGGAGATCTACTATCAGAATTACCTCATGTAGCAAATCATAACTGCATTGAACCACTTATAGTTCAAAGCAATCAATTCCTTCAGGAGATCCCATTCAGCTGTGATTCATTTGATGCTGCAATTGCTGCACATATCTCAAGACATCAAGGCAAAATGGGATTTCATTCCGCAGTCGCATTCCATACATCTTCTATCTGGGATGGTGAAGAGACATGTGATGCTTTTGCTTTTCAAAAGAATCATTCTTTACGTAAGGAAGTTACTACTTCATCTGCTGTTGCTTCTCCACGGGTCAGCAAACAGATGGACAGAACAAGTTCTATCGCATCCAGTGCCTTTCTCGAGGTATCCTTTTACACTTGTATTTTGTGCAAGTGATTCCATTATCAAGTAGAAGGGAGGGTTGATTAAAGGTAATGTATTCACACTTGTATTGCAGGAGTTGCCTGTTATTGAAGGGCCTAATGATTATCCTACTGGTGGAGACCCTATGGACGAATGCTCATCTGATTCACAAGTTGTGTCCAATCAAGTAAAGGATTTCAATGGGCTAACAGATATCTATTGGGTATGTtcttttttcatcaatgatttctttcGTGTTGTTTTGTGCACTATAGCTCCTTAAAGTTGACCGAGTTAACATTCTGGTGCCATAGGATGTATAGCCCCATGGAAAATCTAGTCAGTTTTATAGCAGATGTGATTCATGCTATCCGCAATACAACCTGACtcctttctgtttctttttttcttttttctttccttccttttattttggcttTGCAGCCAGACTCGTTAGGGCTATTAGATCTGGATATACCATCCTCCAAATATCATACTGAAGATTTGATTTTAAGTGATAGCCTTGGTGGTTTGAACCATCTGATAGCCAGCAGCTTGGATGCATTTCAAAATTGCTCCTTTTTCGGGCTAAACAAGAAAGATTCGATTTCAACAGTTGAGGCTCGAGAAACTACCTCATTTTCAGAATTTAAAATCAGCGGGGGGGTTTGAATTTCACCAAAGTGGCTCTCAAGCGATGCCACCCTTAGAGAAAACGTGAACTTTACTAGGTTATAACAACTAATTGTTTATGTTCGGCTGACTTCGCGAGGAGTGTGAGCTGAGGAAGCAGTGCAAGCCAAGAAAATTCTGTCTGTTCCCTGATCAGTCAAGTCTCCTGCATTTGTACAAATATAGGCATGGAATACCTATTCCATTTATCTTTCCTGACTTGTTTTCTTACtatttttgtaaattgtttTCCAGAATTGTTGTAACTGAACGATCTTGGTACCTTAAATGATCGATCTCACCTTATCACTCCACATCTTTAATGTATTCTCTTTCTGGTTTTCTTGGAGGCACATTGTTAACATCTGATGTACTTATTCGTCAAAATGACGTGGAAAAGCCCTCTAAAACCCTCCTGTGCATGTATCCATCCGgcaaattcaatttttactaatctttaaatttattgtaaattgatgagattttttctttatatttgtagACTTTTGCCGGATTAACCCAATTGGATTAGATTATAGTGAGTTAAAAGATGATTAATAATTTAGTTTAGGTCTAATCATGTGGCACTTGGGTTCAAGAGAGAGTAGCTTATGAGAAAAGAATGATAAAGGGAAAGAAGGGAATTTCTCATGCATGGGATCCTCTTAGAGAGGGGTTCTGTTTTGTCTAAAGAAGAATACCAAGGAATGCTGTCTTAAGATCTCCCAAATCAATTTGGGAATTAAGGATAGAATTGTTCAAAAAGACttattgatggatttttttaaattaagttagCCACTCAAGATTTATGCGTCAACAAGCTTAAAGATAAATCACGCACTGGAGAGGAATATGATTGTGGAGATGAAACTTGAATTTTAATACAGAAATTGTGTTCCATGAGATTTTACAATTTCTGTTCTTTATAGATGTTAGTATATGGTTTAATGTAGTTTCTGAGTATATGGTTTTGGCAAAACTTTTAATTCTCACCGGCATATGTTATATCTTTAACTAATATtccatgtattattttattactttagcttctctaaattttaaattaatcttccagaaattttcattcaattcataagatttttttctctaatttatcatttttcacTTGATAGTTATCCTATTTAACCAagatttatctatttttgaCTGGGGGTTCACACAAGGttctcaaacttgatttttagctTTCTTGGGGAAATATCATCTTTGTTAGGGGTTACCTGACCATATGATCAAGAGGTTCGCATCAAATTCTTATTTCTTTATCTCCTAAATAGGTTTATGAGGAGTTTGTATTTGAATGAAAGTGTTATTCAGAACATATTATTTGTTAACAAGGTTTTGATGATTACACATTGTTTAGGCCGTGTAATGATGATGTGCTTTTAATTGATGATTCTCATGTTTTAGATTTAAGGTCGAATCCTTTAAAAGAAAGGGAGGATGAAATAGTTTAGCCTATAATTCAACCTTGGGTTACTCATGATGAGGATTCGGTTGGGAGCTGGGTTTGAGGGGAAGACCATTCAGCCAAATGAGGTTTTTTTCCTTGGGTTTTAGCTTGTATTCCATTCAGCCATGTTGGGTTTTTACCTTGGAATGCATTCAACTAGATTAAGTTTGTTGGAGTTGATAGGTTTGTCCTAATTATGGATGAATTGGTTATGACCAGATCTGATTTAGACCTTGTGGATGTGCTTGTATGCAAACAGTTTTCAAAA
This genomic interval carries:
- the LOC133677647 gene encoding TSL-kinase interacting protein 1-like isoform X1: MEAQVSLDSERQLLQNGSIQDGDSGVTSSTPDCVETRQPEKRPTRQWAAWTRQEEESFFTALRQVGKNFEKITHHVQSKNKDQVRHYYYRLVRRMNKLLGPGLCLDAKNSKDTNAAMLRWWSLLEKYSCKASKLHLKPRRFKIFIEALENQLLKDQRKNVRKRSSQGENGSPTTPSIITNQNRALVHDTRTVKLVIVDSQNIQKLGGKGSLKRNVNMGVVRNNNKGDSTAMKPARQRRKPVSSAAYKKWEKAAIAGVSLVADAAEHLERTATDKEDEHDQGKKGLDPVEKLLPHFHPSLRCVESNALTNMKLKLQLFPIDDGTRRALEMDKHNPHLELTLSTRKKISSVLEHLNRKWGDSTVASGELMLFPYGVNRENLVDYQRWTQDSLVSAADVYFSIGSPPVFRLRYGWFSNVNFASVTLQAPSTYSCLPVGGNEKDKTMNSVSTAEPSTSDQFEKPENPCRDCPTSENNNHASVLHSAGVTNENNEFVATGSRNNLVKSFDPAANISLHRKETDDRTNTQQSEDVDGLRLSNVNPLSAGEWADSLTNVSIGDLLSELPHVANHNCIEPLIVQSNQFLQEIPFSCDSFDAAIAAHISRHQGKMGFHSAVAFHTSSIWDGEETCDAFAFQKNHSLRKEVTTSSAVASPRVSKQMDRTSSIASSAFLEELPVIEGPNDYPTGGDPMDECSSDSQVVSNQVKDFNGLTDIYWPDSLGLLDLDIPSSKYHTEDLILSDSLGGLNHLIASSLDAFQNCSFFGLNKKDSISTVEARETTSFSEFKISGGV
- the LOC133677647 gene encoding TSL-kinase interacting protein 1-like isoform X2 translates to MEAQVSLDSERQLLQNGSIQDGDSGVTSSTPDCVETRQPEKRPTRQWAAWTRQEEESFFTALRQVGKNFEKITHHVQSKNKDQVRHYYYRLVRRMNKLLGPGLCLDAKNSKDTNAAMLRWWSLLEKYSCKASKLHLKPRRFKIFIEALENQLLKDQRKNVRKRSSQGENGSPTTPSIITNQNRALVHDTRTVKLVIVDSQNIQKLGGKGSLKRNVNMGVVRNNNKGDSTAMKPARQRRKPAAYKKWEKAAIAGVSLVADAAEHLERTATDKEDEHDQGKKGLDPVEKLLPHFHPSLRCVESNALTNMKLKLQLFPIDDGTRRALEMDKHNPHLELTLSTRKKISSVLEHLNRKWGDSTVASGELMLFPYGVNRENLVDYQRWTQDSLVSAADVYFSIGSPPVFRLRYGWFSNVNFASVTLQAPSTYSCLPVGGNEKDKTMNSVSTAEPSTSDQFEKPENPCRDCPTSENNNHASVLHSAGVTNENNEFVATGSRNNLVKSFDPAANISLHRKETDDRTNTQQSEDVDGLRLSNVNPLSAGEWADSLTNVSIGDLLSELPHVANHNCIEPLIVQSNQFLQEIPFSCDSFDAAIAAHISRHQGKMGFHSAVAFHTSSIWDGEETCDAFAFQKNHSLRKEVTTSSAVASPRVSKQMDRTSSIASSAFLEELPVIEGPNDYPTGGDPMDECSSDSQVVSNQVKDFNGLTDIYWPDSLGLLDLDIPSSKYHTEDLILSDSLGGLNHLIASSLDAFQNCSFFGLNKKDSISTVEARETTSFSEFKISGGV